A region of Diceros bicornis minor isolate mBicDic1 chromosome 9, mDicBic1.mat.cur, whole genome shotgun sequence DNA encodes the following proteins:
- the SLC25A30 gene encoding kidney mitochondrial carrier protein 1 isoform X2 produces the protein MLHALVRIGREEGLKALYSGIAPAMLRQASYGTIKIGTYQSLKRLFVERPEDETLLINVVCGILSGVISSTIANPTDVLKIRMQAQSSTIQGGMIGNFINIYQQEGTRGLWKGVSLTAQRAAIVVGVELPVYDLTKKHLILSGLMGDTVCTHFLSSFTCGLAGALASNPVDVVRTRMMNQRVLRDGRCSGYTGTLDCLLQTWKNEGFFALYKGFWPNWLRLGPWNIIFFVTYEQLKKLDL, from the exons ATGTTGCATGCTTTAGTGAGGATAGGCCGAGAGGAAGGGCTGAAAGCGCTGTACTCCGG GATTGCCCCTGCGATGCTACGCCAGGCTTCCTATGGCACCATCAAGATAGGCACTTACCAGAGCTTGAAGCGATTATTTGTCGAACGCCCAGAAG atgagacCCTGCTGATAAATGTGGTCTGTGGAATTCTCTCTGGAGTCATATCCTCAACCATTGCTAATCCAACTGATGTTTTGAAG ATACGGATGCAAGCACAGAGCAGCACCATTCAAGGAGGAATGATAGGCAACTTCATTAACATTTACCAACAAGAGGGAACGAGAGGACTGTGGAAG GGCGTGTCCCTTACTGCTCAGAGGGCTGCTATTGTTGTTGGCGTGGAGCTGCCGGTCTACGACCTCACCAAGAAGCACCTGATTCTCTCGGGCCTGATGGGAGACACTGTGTGTACCCACTTCCT CTCAAGCTTCACCTGTGGTCTGGCCGGGGCCCTGGCCTCAAACCCTGTTGATGTTGTGAGAACACGTATGATGAATCAGAGAGTCCTTCGAGATGGAAGATGCTCTGGCTACACAGGTACTCTGGATTGCTTGTTACAG ACATGGAAGAATGAAGGGTTTTTTGCTCTATATAAAGGGTTTTGGCCAAATTGGTTGAGACTTGGTCCTTGGAACATCATT TTCTTTGTGACTTATGAGCAGTTGAAGAAATTGGATTTGTGA